The following proteins come from a genomic window of Gossypium raimondii isolate GPD5lz chromosome 5, ASM2569854v1, whole genome shotgun sequence:
- the LOC105769264 gene encoding probable sugar phosphate/phosphate translocator At4g32390 has product MGKGGSLSDGVIKKILLSYTYVAIWIFLSFTVIVYNKYILDKKMYNWPFPISLTMIHMSFCATLAFLLIKVFKVVEPVSMSRELYLSSVVPIGALYSLSLWLSNSAYIYLSVSFIQMLKALMPVAVYSIGVLFKKEGFKTDTMANMLSISLGVAIAAYGEAKFDTWGVMLQLGAVAFEATRLVMIQILLTSKGITLNPITSLYYVAPCCFVFLLVPWIFVELPVLKETSSFHFNFVIFGTNSLCAFALNLAVFLLVGKTSALTMNVAGVVKDWLLIAFSWSVIKDTVTPINLFGYGLAFLGVAYYNHSKLQALKAKEAQKKAAQADEEGGRLLEERESEGTDKKSESQN; this is encoded by the coding sequence ATGGGCAAGGGCGGGTCTTTGAGCGACGGCGTCATCAAGAAGATCCTTCTCTCTTACACCTATGTTGCAATCTGGATCTTCCTCAGCTTCACCGTCATCGTCTACAACAAATACATCCTCGACAAGAAGATGTACAATTGGCCTTTCCCCATCTCTCTAACCATGATTCACATGTCTTTCTGTGCCACCCTTGCTTTCCTCCTCATCAAAGTCTTCAAAGTCGTCGAGCCCGTTTCCATGTCTCGAGAGCTTTATCTCTCCTCCGTTGTCCCCATCGGTGCTCTTTACTCTCTCAGCCTCTGGCTCTCTAACTCCGCTTACATTTACTTGTCTGTTTCCTTTATTCAGATGCTCAAAGCCCTGATGCCTGTTGCCGTTTATTCCATTGGGgttctttttaaaaaagaggGCTTTAAGACTGACACTATGGCCAACATGTTGTCGATCTCTTTAGGGGTCGCCATTGCTGCTTACGGTGAAGCTAAATTTGATACCTGGGGAGTGATGTTGCAGCTGGGAGCCGTTGCTTTTGAGGCTACCAGGTTGGTTATGATCCAGATCTTGCTTACTTCTAAAGGGATCACCTTGAATCCGATTACTTCTCTGTATTATGTTGCGCCATGCTGTTTCGTTTTCTTGTTGGTGCCATGGATTTTTGTTGAGCTCCCAGTTTTGAAAGAGACATCCAGTTTCCATTTCAATTTCGTCATTTTTGGGACCAATTCTTTATGTGCTTTTGCTCTTAATCTTGCTGTGTTCTTGCTTGTTGGAAAGACTTCTGCCTTGACCATGAATGTAGCTGGGGTTGTCAAGGACTGGTTGTTGATTGCATTCTCATGGTCTGTTATTAAGGATACCGTAACACCCATCAACTTGTTTGGGTATGGTCTGGCATTTTTGGGTGTTGCCTATTATAATCATTCCAAGTTACAGGCTTTAAAGGCGAAAGAAGCACAAAAGAAGGCTGCACAAGCTGACGAGGAAGGTGGGAGGTTGCTGGAGGAAAGGGAAAGTGAGGGAACTGACAAAAAGAGCGAATCTCAGAATTAG
- the LOC105769339 gene encoding L-type lectin-domain containing receptor kinase IX.1: MLLLLFLYTFLDKASSTFLIDPRTFSFPSFDPNSCTSGSLICMGSVTAGNGYLSLTPEPNNNSTSPLEKVGRVLFHHPVVAWPASFSTTFTIRISPFPNSNVSGDGMAFIFAQDNASSPPSSTGSYLGILGPSTQGGVVQQLAVELDTYKNEWDPDANHIGIDTISIINPVAAESLNATGIDLKSGRNIKVRIDYHGWKKLLEISMAYSGDMLVSVLNHFIEMEDTVPSSVFVGFTAATGRVPESHHVLDWTFSTIPLPDLNNHGSKYDKMKTILLIVVPLIMGLLIVLICFLPSFRRLVKRKKEMVKQKVDIEIRSRTAANVPKMFTHKMLAKATHNFSKENLLGTGGFGSVYKGTLKGDPPTIVAVKKISATSKQGEKEYFAEICTIGRLRHKNIVQLQGWCHEGEHHLLVYEYMPNGSLDRYIGKQFLDWDTRFKILTGLASALLYLHEDSSNPVVHRDVKPNNVMLDEEFNAHLGDFGLARLLQNDDSVTTMLAGTPGYLAPELGFTGKSTPESDVYSFGMVVIEVVCGRRSKGIMDENSLVDYVWNSYGQNELLNCVDPKLGSEFDEEQVKRTLIVGLACLHPDSTQRPKIRKVVQIFLNPDEPLMDLPESRPSAVYITVSSSGSTTTTNIESKSAPQLPSLDSSKADDVVLQCDF, encoded by the exons ATGTTGTTGCTGCTATTCCTCTATACCTTCCTAGACAAAGCCTCTTCAACCTTTCTTATTGATCCACGCACTTTTTCTTTCCCGTCCTTTGATCCTAACAGTTGCACAAGTGGCAGCTTAATCTGCATGGGCTCCGTGACAGCAGGCAATGGATACCTGAGCCTGACACCAGAGCCTAACAACAATTCAACTTCACCACTAGAGAAGGTTGGTCGGGTTCTATTCCACCACCCTGTGGTTGCCTGGCCAGCCTCTTTCTCCACCACCTTTACCATCAGGATTTCTCCCTTCCCAAATTCTAATGTCTCTGGGGATGGTATGGCTTTCATTTTTGCACAAGATAATGCAAGTTCACCACCTTCCAGCACTGGATCATATCTTGGCATCTTGGGCCCATCAACTCAAG GTGGCGTGGTTCAGCAGTTAGCTGTGGAGTTGGATACTTACAAGAATGAATGGGATCCAGATGCAAACCACATTGGTATCGACACAATAAGTATAATTAACCCAGTTGCTGCTGAAAGCCTTAACGCTACAGGTATTGATCTTAAAAGTGGAAGAAACATCAAGGTTAGGATCGATTATCACGGTTGGAAAAAGCTGCTCGAGATATCTATGGCATACTCTGGGGACATGTTAGTGAGCGTACTTAACCACTTTATTGAGATGGAAGACACAGTTCCAAGCAGTGTCTTTGTCGGCTTCACTGCAGCAACTGGCCGAGTCCCAGAGAGCCATCATGTCCTTGATTGGACTTTCTCAACAATTCCATTGCCGGATCTCAACAACCATGGCTCCAAATACGATAAGATGAAAACTATTTTGTTGATCGTTGTTCCTCTCATCATGGGATTATTGATTGTATTAATATGCTTTCTCCCATCATTTCGAAGACttgtaaaaaggaaaaaggagatGGTTAAGCAGAAAGTTGATATTGAAATCCGATCGAGAACTGCGGCAAACGTGCCGAAAATGTTCACCCACAAGATGCTTGCAAAGGCTACTCATAATTTCAGTAAGGAAAATCTGCTTGGAACTGGTGGATTTGGAAGTGTTTACAAAGGAACCTTAAAAGGTGATCCCCCAACAATCGTAGCTGTTAAGAAGATTTCAGCAACTTCAAAACAAG GTGAGAAGGAGTACTTTGCGGAAATATGTACCATAGGGCGGCTAAGGCACAAAAACATAGTGCAACTCCAAGGGTGGTGCCATGAAGGCGAACATCACCTCTTGGTCTACGAGTACATGCCGAACGGGAGCCTTGATCGTTATATCGGCAAGCAATTTCTCGATTGGGATACTAGATTCAAGATATTAACAGGATTAGCATCGGCATTGCTTTATCTCCACGAAGACAGCAGTAACCCCGTCGTTCACCGAGACGTTAAGCCTAACAATGTTATGTTGGATGAGGAATTCAATGCTCATCTAGGTGATTTTGGGCTAGCAAGGTTGCTCCAGAACGATGACTCGGTGACAACCATGTTAGCAGGAACTCCAGGATATTTGGCTCCAGAATTAGGCTTCACCGGGAAATCAACGCCGGAATCTGATGTTTATAGCTTCGGTATGGTAGTAATTGAAGTCGTTTGTGGGAGAAGATCAAAGGGAATTATGGACGAAAACAGCTTAGTGGATTATGTATGGAATTCATATGGTCAAAATGAACTGCTAAACTGTGTGGATCCCAAGCTAGGAAGTGAATTTGATGAAGAACAAGTAAAGAGGACATTAATAGTTGGTCTTGCTTGCCTGCATCCTGATTCTACACAACGTCCCAAGATAAGGAAAGTGGTTCAAATATTCCTGAACCCTGATGAACCTTTAATGGATTTGCCAGAATCACGACCGAGTGCTGTTTATATAACAGTTTCTTCCTCTGGTTCCACCACCACAACCAATATTGAGTCCAAGAGTGCCCCACAGTTGCCTTCACTTGACTCATCAAAAGCTGATGACGTTGTTCTTCAATGCGATTTCTGA
- the LOC105769340 gene encoding DEAD-box ATP-dependent RNA helicase 15 isoform X2, which produces MGHGGYILLTTGSFDALLFGSTPVQHECIPQAILGMDVICQAKSGMGKTAVFVLSTLQQIEPSPGQVIALVLCHTRELAYQICHEFERFSTYLPDIKVAVFYGGVNIKVHKDLLKNECPHIVVGTPGRILALTRDKDLSLKNVRHFILDECDKMLESLDMRRDVQEIFKMTPHDKQVMMFSATLSKEIRPVCKKFMQDPMEIYVDDEAKLTLHGLVQHYIKLSEMEKNRKLNDLLDALDFNQVVIFVKSVNRAAELNKLLVECNFPSICIHSGMSQEERLTRYKGFKEGHKRILVATDLVGRGIDIERVNIVINYDMPDSADTYLHRVGRAGRFGTKGLAITFVSSASDSDVLNQVQERFEVDIKELPEQIDTSTYMPS; this is translated from the exons ATGGGTCACGGAGGTTATATTTTACTTACTACGGGTTCCTTCGATGCACTTCTCTTTGGTTCTACACCAGTGCAACATGAATGCATTCCCCAAGCCATATTGGGTATGGATGTCATTTGCCAAGCTAAATCAGGGATGGGGAAGACTGCAGTTTTTGTTCTATCAACACTACAGCAAATTGAACCTAGTCCAGGACAAGTTATTGCCCTTGTTTTATGCCATACAAGGGAGTTAGCTTACCAG ATTTGTCACGAGTTTGAGAGGTTCAGTACTTATCTGCCTGATATCAAGGTTGCTGTCTTCTATGGAGGTGTCAACATCAAAGTTCACAAAGATCTACTGAAAAATGAATGCCCCCACATTGTTGTTGGGACACCTGGAAGGATATTGGCTCTTACTAGAGACAAGGATCTTTCTTTGAAGAATGTGAGACATTTCATTCTTGATGAATGTGACAAAATGCTTGAATCACTTG ATATGAGGAGAGATGTGCAGGAGATTTTCAAGATGACCCCTCATGATAAACAAGTCATGATGTTTTCTGCCACGCTCAGCAAAGAAATTCGCCCGGTTTGCAAGAAATTTATGCAAGAT CCAATGgaaatttatgttgatgatgaGGCCAAGTTGACCCTTCATGGTCTTGTACAG CATTATATCAAATTGAGTGAGATGGAGAAAAATCGCAAGTTGAATGACCTTCTTGATGCTTTGGACTTCAACCAAGTTGTTATCTTTGTCAAAAGCGTGAACCGTGCAGCTGAGTTGAACAAGTTACTTGTTGAGTGCAATTTTCCATCCATATGCATTCATTCTGGCATGTCCCAGGAAGAAAG GTTAACTCGCTACAAGGGTTTCAAAGAGGGGCATAAAAGAATTCTTGTGGCCACAGATTTGGTTGGAAGGGGAATTGACATTGAACGTGTTAACATTGTCATCAACTATGACATGCCTGATTCTGCTGATACATACCTGCACAGG GTTGGCAGAGCTGGTAGGTTTGGCACCAAGGGTCTTGCAATTACGTTTGTTTCTTCTGCTTCAGATTCTGATGTGCTCAACCAG GTCCAAGAGAGGTTTGAGGTGGATATAAAGGAGCTTCCTGAGCAGATTGATACATCTACATACA TGCCGTCATAA
- the LOC105769340 gene encoding DEAD-box ATP-dependent RNA helicase 15 isoform X1 yields MGETRDNDAYEEELLDYEEEEEKAPDSVTAKVNGEGGKKGYVGIHSSGFRDFLLKPELLRAIVDSGFEHPSEVQHECIPQAILGMDVICQAKSGMGKTAVFVLSTLQQIEPSPGQVIALVLCHTRELAYQICHEFERFSTYLPDIKVAVFYGGVNIKVHKDLLKNECPHIVVGTPGRILALTRDKDLSLKNVRHFILDECDKMLESLDMRRDVQEIFKMTPHDKQVMMFSATLSKEIRPVCKKFMQDPMEIYVDDEAKLTLHGLVQHYIKLSEMEKNRKLNDLLDALDFNQVVIFVKSVNRAAELNKLLVECNFPSICIHSGMSQEERLTRYKGFKEGHKRILVATDLVGRGIDIERVNIVINYDMPDSADTYLHRVGRAGRFGTKGLAITFVSSASDSDVLNQVQERFEVDIKELPEQIDTSTYMPS; encoded by the exons ATGGGAGAAACAAGGGACAACGATGCTTACGAGGAGGAGCTTCTTGATTAcgaggaagaagaagagaaagccCCTGACTCTGTCACTGCTAAAGTCAATGGCGAGGGCGGCAAGAA GGGCTATGTTGGCATTCACAGTTCAGGATTCAGGGACTTCCTTTTGAAACCAGAGCTTCTTCGGGCCATTGTTGACTCTGGATTTGAGCACCCTTCTGAAG TGCAACATGAATGCATTCCCCAAGCCATATTGGGTATGGATGTCATTTGCCAAGCTAAATCAGGGATGGGGAAGACTGCAGTTTTTGTTCTATCAACACTACAGCAAATTGAACCTAGTCCAGGACAAGTTATTGCCCTTGTTTTATGCCATACAAGGGAGTTAGCTTACCAG ATTTGTCACGAGTTTGAGAGGTTCAGTACTTATCTGCCTGATATCAAGGTTGCTGTCTTCTATGGAGGTGTCAACATCAAAGTTCACAAAGATCTACTGAAAAATGAATGCCCCCACATTGTTGTTGGGACACCTGGAAGGATATTGGCTCTTACTAGAGACAAGGATCTTTCTTTGAAGAATGTGAGACATTTCATTCTTGATGAATGTGACAAAATGCTTGAATCACTTG ATATGAGGAGAGATGTGCAGGAGATTTTCAAGATGACCCCTCATGATAAACAAGTCATGATGTTTTCTGCCACGCTCAGCAAAGAAATTCGCCCGGTTTGCAAGAAATTTATGCAAGAT CCAATGgaaatttatgttgatgatgaGGCCAAGTTGACCCTTCATGGTCTTGTACAG CATTATATCAAATTGAGTGAGATGGAGAAAAATCGCAAGTTGAATGACCTTCTTGATGCTTTGGACTTCAACCAAGTTGTTATCTTTGTCAAAAGCGTGAACCGTGCAGCTGAGTTGAACAAGTTACTTGTTGAGTGCAATTTTCCATCCATATGCATTCATTCTGGCATGTCCCAGGAAGAAAG GTTAACTCGCTACAAGGGTTTCAAAGAGGGGCATAAAAGAATTCTTGTGGCCACAGATTTGGTTGGAAGGGGAATTGACATTGAACGTGTTAACATTGTCATCAACTATGACATGCCTGATTCTGCTGATACATACCTGCACAGG GTTGGCAGAGCTGGTAGGTTTGGCACCAAGGGTCTTGCAATTACGTTTGTTTCTTCTGCTTCAGATTCTGATGTGCTCAACCAG GTCCAAGAGAGGTTTGAGGTGGATATAAAGGAGCTTCCTGAGCAGATTGATACATCTACATACA TGCCGTCATAA